The following proteins are co-located in the Triplophysa dalaica isolate WHDGS20190420 chromosome 2, ASM1584641v1, whole genome shotgun sequence genome:
- the LOC130410471 gene encoding T-cell surface glycoprotein CD5: protein MENSLLTTFTALLLISIQQGITSSVNFSSEAPSTTQKNYISNTLKPNTPTPCQNITRYITLPPVLARVKISWKKGSHCAGQLYLSSSELREAPLCNTPEVLKWLSKLCKDTRCGDFENFKVTSEDVKGYFVSRNMTVSTASCQGLHVICQDPHGKELAAYKAVTGILIFLILSVILLHFSRPTFKAIRKRFSQKRQNQWIGPTQTQSVSYHRGQAGGQANNNTVKRQSYPGLEKLTVNQSREPSSNRNSDYDSYGCN, encoded by the exons AACAAGGAATAACCTCTTCGGTAAACTTCAGCTCAGAAGCTCCGTCaaccacacaaaaaaattatattagtAATACACTCAAACCCAACACACCAACCCCATGCCAGAACATCACTCGATATATCACTCTGCCTCCTGTTCTTGCCCGGGTGAAAATTTCCTGGAAGAAGGGGAGTCATTGTGCGGGTCAGCTCTATCTCTCTTCCTCTGAACTACGTGAGGCTCCCTTGTGCAACACACCTGAAGTCCTGAAGTGGTTGAGTAAACTATGTAAAGACACAAGATGTGGGGACTTTGAGAACTTCAAGGTCACATCCGAAGATGTTAAAGGTTATTTTGTCAGCAGGAATATGACAGTGAGCACAGCTTCCTGCCAAGGACTGCATGTCATTTGCCAAG ACCCTCATGGAAAAGAACTGGCTGCTTATAAGGCAGTAACTGGCATATTAATTTTCTTGATCTTGAGTGTAATTCTCCTTCATTTTAGTCGGCCCACGTTCAAAGCCATCCGCAAAAGAT TTTCACAGAAACGTCAGAATCAATGGATCGGACCGACTCAGACTCAAAGTG TGTCTTATCACAGAGGTCAAGCTGGCGGTCAAGCAAACAACAATACAGTAAAGCGTCAGTCATATCCTG GTTTGGAAAAGCTGACGGTAAACCAGAGTAGGGAGCCCTCGTCCAACAGAAACAGTGACTATGATTCATACGGATGCAATTGA
- the tmem132a gene encoding transmembrane protein 132D yields MSMFALQRKYSAVRLFIIHLFIVLSHSQMPSSPVLPVRVTVPSPWQSLPLSQGDLGLLFTNSSPFSSTQSLLLIPPSGTASKPVLHASFGSYTITQMMMSEPIPPLSPSLSASLLSKTVVKERKGEEGNRYKVRVLFHMRGDPNQGTCVTLHAFKQTEEQKVSCITQPPFGLCVVTLTLPDDWFETNQNIQPNLDQTFQQRHSSKHRSRKRGRWHQYMSSGLRAKSEIPTNKIHLYYSTSFNIVSNLKAGPPVCVEEVLHQSERRMYYIGPVGLKEERTETNKIKQSSACLDGQVEEKLWLDSTVLISYSKGPVRAGRQIRVSVNLKDNLDGESLIVRLKVKKGLLSLVVNPVTNSDLWTVSVEKSTGSKHDVISIISHRTGTPKTGSSAVDQLACLSLEVSHRSFGVAMTVTASWWVEYSGRRTAASPHEAATTFFSFIDRDVVGIAPITESNTIINTAILTSQLVSLPVIVLAVGQDGKVFDVTSAVKCHSASEDIVKVSHDCSVLFVDGSESGMGSICVEVEFSLGIFSSSLCMAVWAPVVPLRMSLSDSVLSPIEGWSHYTESGCTPVYQRSTIQILARFSAQSGAQGGQPTYLLGSPDWFVDVTELIRDWLRIENTQIAALDKQKYLVGLKPGITSVYVISSQWDGVLGSVDLTVTSEPVSPGDLSVQLVGGLGLSDNLSPSHPHVVTATVIAHNSLYNHGQEASISVWIQFSDDTAILVSAFTGIPYSLRLSSLADSVVTVTPAPFQRILAQGDGGGPLVKAELLVTTCEQISNHIELETIQEGSKTRRLAKGSGWIRVNLNMDAWSIEREESNFEMIDVTDMLVDTNKNLYEDFEDDQFAVNFTRDYDGGDENHMFKENDLEQAVLIPNHEDSAVYFSPGVEKERKDMKTVDRQVEIGIGALLSLLCLSCLLFLINCLPCALKEQWNRGTRERNVNDSVEDEETGEEQEEEDKEKTVQ; encoded by the exons ATGAGCATGTTTGCACTCCAAAGGAAGTATTCTGCTGTAAGACTGTTTATCATTCACCTATTCATAGTCCTTT CCCATAGTCAGATGCCTTCCTCCCCAGTCCTCCCAGTCCGGGTCACTGTACCCTCCCCATGGCAGTCTCTGCCCCTCTCTCAGGGTGATCTGGGCCTTCTTTTCACCAACTCCAGCCCATTCTCATCTACCCAGTCCCTCCTTCTCATACCTCCATCTGGAACTGCCTCCAAACCTGTTCTCCATGCATCATTTGGTTCTTACACCATCACACAG ATGATGATGTCTGAACCCATTCCTCCACTATCCCCATCTCTCTCTGCATCGCTTCTTTCTAAAACTGttgtgaaagagagaaagggggAAGAAGGGAACAGGTATAAGGTGCGAGTGCTGTTTCATATGAGGGGTGACCCTAACCAAGGCACATGTGTTACCCTTCATGCTTTTAAACAGACTGAGGAGCAAAAAGTGTCCTGCATCACTCAG CCACCTTTTGGGCTGTGTGTGGTCACTTTGACACTTCCAGACGACTGGTTTGAGACAAACCAGAACATTCAACCAAACCTAGACCAGACTTTTCAGCAACGTCACTCGAGCAAACACCGTTCTCGAAAGCGTGGGAGATGGCATCAATACATGTCAAGTGGGCTAAGGGCCAAATCTGAAATCCCAACTAATAAAATTCATCTCTACTACTCCACTTCCTTCAACATTGTGTCGAACCTGAAAGCCGGACCCCCTGTGTGTGTAGAGGAAGTATTACATCAGTCAGAGAGACGAATGTACTACATTGGACCTGTGGGACTTAAAGAAGAGAGGACAGAAACTAACAAAATCAAGCAGAGCTCTGCGTGTTTAGATGGACAAGTTGAAGAAAAACTGTGGTTGGATTCCACTGTGCTAATTTCATACAGCAAAGGGCCTGTACGTGCGGGACGGCAAATCAGAGTCTCTGTAAACCTGAAGGACAATCTTGATGGAGAGTCATTAATTGTTAG ACTGAAAGTGAAAAAAGGCTTGTTGTCTCTGGTGGTCAACCCTGTTACAAACTCTGACCTGTGGACTGTTAGTGTAGAGAAGTCAACAGGTTCTAAACATGATGTTATTTCCATCATTAGCCACAGGACTGGCACTCCTAAAACTGG GTCCTCTGCTGTAGATCAACTAGCTTGTCTCTCACTTGAGGTTTCGCACAGAAGCTTTGGAGTAGCGATGACTGTCACTGCTAGCTGGTGGGTGGAGTATTCGGGTCGCAGGACTGCGGCATCGCCACATGAGGCAGCCACAACCTTTTTCTCCTTTATCGACAGAGACGTGGTGGGGATTGCTCCCATCACAGAG AGTAACACTATTATCAACACTGCCATCTTAACAAGTCAGCTCGTGTCACTTCCTGTCATTGTCCTAGCAGTGGGCCAGGATGGCAAAGTATTTGATGTGACCTCAGCAGTGAAGTGTCATTCTGCCAGTGAAGACATTGTCAAG GTGTCTCATGACTGCTCTGTGCTTTTTGTGGATGGCAGTGAATCAGGAATGGGCAGCATCTGTGTGGAGGTGGAGTTTTCTTTAGGAATATTTAGTAGCTCTTTGTGCATGGCTGTGTGGGCTCCGGTGGTTCCTCTTCGAAtgtctctctctgactctgtcCTAAGTCCTATTGAAGGTTGGAGCCACTACACTGAGAGCGG GTGCACACCAGTTTATCAAAGATCCACCATACAGATTTTAGCACGATTCAGTGCCCAATCAGGAGCTCAAGGAGGCCAACCCACTTACTTGCTTGGATCACCTGATTGGTTTGTGGATGTAACTGAACTCATCAGAGATTGGCTGAGgatagaaaacacacaaattgcAGCTCTTGATAAGCAAAAGTATCTGGTTGGCCTGAAGCCTGGAATTACTTCAGTATAT gTAATATCAAGTCAGTGGGACGGCGTCCTTGGAAGTGTCGATCTTACTGTGACCTCTGAACCCGTGTCTCCTGGTGACCTCTCGGTTCAGTTGGTGGGAGGACTTGGCCTGTCAGATAATCTCAGTCCATCTCATCCCCATGTTGTCACAGCAACAGTGATCGCTCACAACTCATTGTACAACCATGGACAA GAAGCATCCATCAGTGTTTGGATCCAGTTTTCCGATGACACCGCCATATTAGTATCAGCTTTTACTGGCATCCCCTATTCTCTCCGGCTGTCTTCATTGGCTGATTCTGTGGTTACCGTGACACCTGCTCCATTCCAGCGCATTCTGGCTCAAGGTGATGGCGGAGGGCCTCTTGTGAAAGCTGAGCTGCTGGTCACCACCTGTGAACAAATATCTAACCACATTGAGCTGGAAACTATCCAGGAAGGAAGTAAAACAAGAAGACTGGCTAAAGGTTCTGGTTGGATAAGAGTGAACCTGAACATGGATGCTTGGTcgatagagagagaggaatcTAACTTTGAGATGATTGATGTGACTGATATGCTTGTTGATACAAATAAGAATCTGTATGAGGATTTTGAAGATGATCAATTTGCTGTAAACTTCACCCGTGATTACGATGGTGGTGATGAAAACCAtatgtttaaagaaaatgacttgGAGCAGGCAGTTCTGATCCCCAATCATGAGGACAGTGCAGTGTACTTCTCTCCTGGTGTAGAAAAAGAGAGGAAAGATATGAAAACTGTTGATAGACAAGTAGAGATTGGCATTGGAGCTCTACTTTCCCTTCTTTGTCTCTCCTGTCTCCTTTTCCTCATTAACTGCCTGCCATGTGCATTGAAAGAACAGTGGAACAGAGGAACACGAGAGAGAAATGTGAATGACAGTGTGGAGGATGAAGAAACTGGAGAAGAGCAAGAAGAGGAAGATAAAGAGAAAACAGTTCAATGA
- the si:ch211-89o9.6 gene encoding zinc finger protein with KRAB and SCAN domains 5 isoform X3, protein MANRIAFQTQLASIMEVLANAAVAEICKLVDDDYAVITLQMTQCQRENKALKRKLHILELKMARGSAERRINALNRANRVQVSTALSYKFRNQTNVSYEAPFNTGLWRGGGRDSTVQQKTVTSNNRTVEDPVVSEVNTVLIKEEMFEENQPQPRLFIRDGLQQTSQARVADFGDHMMTDESHQVSGIQQHTLEQQKEDGDGEPATLVLKEDLNNQWEESRKQEPIIVHDVESDTDICSRTLSTSPTKNTVTLGAEKENGFDRCQKTDISPSIEVEIQDVMESSSSKQYRYHTSAVGPSKHLTGEKSFYMNSGHKGAVKSSTMPSNQPILSREKIGTNCLYERPAEHKDRFTRWNSETASSSSCCYTKDSNQDQDCVLVQSEPVLSIRGSKGPIREKETWNQGYILKQGQSELSGHISRPEGVQEEMAGTTNASYLNNTSTQITPSFSQPGVSLAGMNLPPHIEKDKRKGYICKFCGKAFTGMSNVVSHQRVHTGEKPFKCDLCGKLFTEAGNLKKHQRVHTGEKPYICNRCGRRFAWICNLKTHQQSAACGGVS, encoded by the exons ATGGCAAACCGCATCGCTTTCCAGACACAGTTAGCCTCCATTATGGAGGTGCTGGCAAACGCAGCCGTGGCTGAGATATGTAAACTCGTAGACGACGACTATGCTGTTATAACCCTGCAGATGACTCAATGCCAGCGTGAAAACAAAGCCCTGAAGAGGAAGCTTCACATACTGGAGCTAAAGATGGCACGAGGGTCGGCGGAGAGGAGGATTAACGCACTGAATCGCGCTAACAGGGTTCAAGTCAGCACCGCCTTGTCATACAAATTCAGGAACCAAACAAACG TCTCGTATGAAGCCCCGTTTAACACAGGATTGTGGAGGGGCGGAGGCAGAGACTCCACTGTCCAGCAGAAGACTGTTACAAGCAATAACAGAACG GTTGAAGATCCAGTAGTTTCTGAAGTTAACACAGTGCTGATAAAGGAGGAGATGTTTGAGGAGAACCAACCACAGCCAAGACTTTTTATCAGAGATG GACTTCAACAGACTTCACAGGCTAGAGTGGCAGATTTTGGTGATCACATGATGACAGATGAGTCACATCAGGTGTCTGGGATACAGCAGCATACTTTGGAG CAGCAAAAGGAAGATGGAGATGGGGAACCAGCAACATTAGTTCTAAAGGAGGATCTGAACAACCAGTGGGAAGAAAGCCGGAAACAAGAGCCCATAATTGTGCATGATG tGGAGTCAGATACAGACATTTGTAGCAGGACACTTTCTACCTCACCAACCAAAAACACAGTGACACTTGGAGCAGAGAAG GAAAATGGATTTGATAGATGCCAGAAGACCGACATCTCGCCATCAATTGAAGTAGAGATACAGG ATGTTATGGAATCCAGTAGTTCCAAGCAGTACCGGTACCACACATCTGCTGTTGGACCCAGCAAACATCTAACAGGAGAAAAATCATTCTACATGAACTCAGGACACAAGGGAGCTGTGAAAAGCAGTACCATGCCCTCAAACCAGCCTATACTCAGCAGAGAAAAGATCGGAACAAACTGTTTGTATGAAAGACCAGCAGAGCATAAAGATCGCTTCACACGGTGGAACTCAGAGACCGCCAGCTCCTCATCCTGCTGTTATACAAAAGACTCTAACCAAGATCAAGACTGTGTGCTAGTTCAGTCAGAGCCTGTATTATCAATCAGAGGCTCGAAAGGGCCCAtcagagaaaaagaaacatggaatcaaggttatattttaaaGCAAGGTCAATCTGAACTGTCAGGCCACATCAGTAGACCAGAAGGAGTTCAGGAAGAAATGGCAGGTACAACAAACGCCTCGTATCTTAATAATACAAGTACCCAAATAACGCCTAGTTTTTCCCAGCCTGGTGTTTCTCTCGCTGGAATGAACCTTCCACCACACATAGAGAAAGATAAGCGTAAAGGCTACATTTGTAAATTCTGTGGGAAAGCCTTCACTGGGATGTCCAATGTTGTGTCCCACCAGCGGGTTCATACAGGGGAGAAGCCCTTTAAGTGTGATCTTTGTGGGAAGTTATTCACAGAAGCAGGTAACCTGAAAAAACACCAGAGAGTTCACACAGGAGAAAAACCATATATATGTAACCGCTGCGGGAGGCGATTCGCCTGGATCTGCAACCTGAAAACGCATCAACAGTCGGCCGCCTGTGGAGGAGTCTCGTGA
- the si:ch211-89o9.6 gene encoding zinc finger protein with KRAB and SCAN domains 5 isoform X2 produces MANRIAFQTQLASIMEVLANAAVAEICKLVDDDYAVITLQMTQCQRENKALKRKLHILELKMARGSAERRINALNRANRVQVSTALSYKFRNQTNVSYEAPFNTGLWRGGGRDSTVQQKTVTSNNRTVEDPVVSEVNTVLIKEEMFEENQPQPRLFIRDGLQQTSQARVADFGDHMMTDESHQVSGIQQHTLEQKEDGDGEPATLVLKEDLNNQWEESRKQEPIIVHDVESDTDICSRTLSTSPTKNTVTLGAEKLVDLDFSILQENGFDRCQKTDISPSIEVEIQDVMESSSSKQYRYHTSAVGPSKHLTGEKSFYMNSGHKGAVKSSTMPSNQPILSREKIGTNCLYERPAEHKDRFTRWNSETASSSSCCYTKDSNQDQDCVLVQSEPVLSIRGSKGPIREKETWNQGYILKQGQSELSGHISRPEGVQEEMAGTTNASYLNNTSTQITPSFSQPGVSLAGMNLPPHIEKDKRKGYICKFCGKAFTGMSNVVSHQRVHTGEKPFKCDLCGKLFTEAGNLKKHQRVHTGEKPYICNRCGRRFAWICNLKTHQQSAACGGVS; encoded by the exons ATGGCAAACCGCATCGCTTTCCAGACACAGTTAGCCTCCATTATGGAGGTGCTGGCAAACGCAGCCGTGGCTGAGATATGTAAACTCGTAGACGACGACTATGCTGTTATAACCCTGCAGATGACTCAATGCCAGCGTGAAAACAAAGCCCTGAAGAGGAAGCTTCACATACTGGAGCTAAAGATGGCACGAGGGTCGGCGGAGAGGAGGATTAACGCACTGAATCGCGCTAACAGGGTTCAAGTCAGCACCGCCTTGTCATACAAATTCAGGAACCAAACAAACG TCTCGTATGAAGCCCCGTTTAACACAGGATTGTGGAGGGGCGGAGGCAGAGACTCCACTGTCCAGCAGAAGACTGTTACAAGCAATAACAGAACG GTTGAAGATCCAGTAGTTTCTGAAGTTAACACAGTGCTGATAAAGGAGGAGATGTTTGAGGAGAACCAACCACAGCCAAGACTTTTTATCAGAGATG GACTTCAACAGACTTCACAGGCTAGAGTGGCAGATTTTGGTGATCACATGATGACAGATGAGTCACATCAGGTGTCTGGGATACAGCAGCATACTTTGGAG CAAAAGGAAGATGGAGATGGGGAACCAGCAACATTAGTTCTAAAGGAGGATCTGAACAACCAGTGGGAAGAAAGCCGGAAACAAGAGCCCATAATTGTGCATGATG tGGAGTCAGATACAGACATTTGTAGCAGGACACTTTCTACCTCACCAACCAAAAACACAGTGACACTTGGAGCAGAGAAG CTTGTAGATTTGGATTTTTCCATTTTGCAGGAAAATGGATTTGATAGATGCCAGAAGACCGACATCTCGCCATCAATTGAAGTAGAGATACAGG ATGTTATGGAATCCAGTAGTTCCAAGCAGTACCGGTACCACACATCTGCTGTTGGACCCAGCAAACATCTAACAGGAGAAAAATCATTCTACATGAACTCAGGACACAAGGGAGCTGTGAAAAGCAGTACCATGCCCTCAAACCAGCCTATACTCAGCAGAGAAAAGATCGGAACAAACTGTTTGTATGAAAGACCAGCAGAGCATAAAGATCGCTTCACACGGTGGAACTCAGAGACCGCCAGCTCCTCATCCTGCTGTTATACAAAAGACTCTAACCAAGATCAAGACTGTGTGCTAGTTCAGTCAGAGCCTGTATTATCAATCAGAGGCTCGAAAGGGCCCAtcagagaaaaagaaacatggaatcaaggttatattttaaaGCAAGGTCAATCTGAACTGTCAGGCCACATCAGTAGACCAGAAGGAGTTCAGGAAGAAATGGCAGGTACAACAAACGCCTCGTATCTTAATAATACAAGTACCCAAATAACGCCTAGTTTTTCCCAGCCTGGTGTTTCTCTCGCTGGAATGAACCTTCCACCACACATAGAGAAAGATAAGCGTAAAGGCTACATTTGTAAATTCTGTGGGAAAGCCTTCACTGGGATGTCCAATGTTGTGTCCCACCAGCGGGTTCATACAGGGGAGAAGCCCTTTAAGTGTGATCTTTGTGGGAAGTTATTCACAGAAGCAGGTAACCTGAAAAAACACCAGAGAGTTCACACAGGAGAAAAACCATATATATGTAACCGCTGCGGGAGGCGATTCGCCTGGATCTGCAACCTGAAAACGCATCAACAGTCGGCCGCCTGTGGAGGAGTCTCGTGA
- the si:ch211-89o9.6 gene encoding zinc finger protein with KRAB and SCAN domains 5 isoform X1 has protein sequence MANRIAFQTQLASIMEVLANAAVAEICKLVDDDYAVITLQMTQCQRENKALKRKLHILELKMARGSAERRINALNRANRVQVSTALSYKFRNQTNVSYEAPFNTGLWRGGGRDSTVQQKTVTSNNRTVEDPVVSEVNTVLIKEEMFEENQPQPRLFIRDGLQQTSQARVADFGDHMMTDESHQVSGIQQHTLEQQKEDGDGEPATLVLKEDLNNQWEESRKQEPIIVHDVESDTDICSRTLSTSPTKNTVTLGAEKLVDLDFSILQENGFDRCQKTDISPSIEVEIQDVMESSSSKQYRYHTSAVGPSKHLTGEKSFYMNSGHKGAVKSSTMPSNQPILSREKIGTNCLYERPAEHKDRFTRWNSETASSSSCCYTKDSNQDQDCVLVQSEPVLSIRGSKGPIREKETWNQGYILKQGQSELSGHISRPEGVQEEMAGTTNASYLNNTSTQITPSFSQPGVSLAGMNLPPHIEKDKRKGYICKFCGKAFTGMSNVVSHQRVHTGEKPFKCDLCGKLFTEAGNLKKHQRVHTGEKPYICNRCGRRFAWICNLKTHQQSAACGGVS, from the exons ATGGCAAACCGCATCGCTTTCCAGACACAGTTAGCCTCCATTATGGAGGTGCTGGCAAACGCAGCCGTGGCTGAGATATGTAAACTCGTAGACGACGACTATGCTGTTATAACCCTGCAGATGACTCAATGCCAGCGTGAAAACAAAGCCCTGAAGAGGAAGCTTCACATACTGGAGCTAAAGATGGCACGAGGGTCGGCGGAGAGGAGGATTAACGCACTGAATCGCGCTAACAGGGTTCAAGTCAGCACCGCCTTGTCATACAAATTCAGGAACCAAACAAACG TCTCGTATGAAGCCCCGTTTAACACAGGATTGTGGAGGGGCGGAGGCAGAGACTCCACTGTCCAGCAGAAGACTGTTACAAGCAATAACAGAACG GTTGAAGATCCAGTAGTTTCTGAAGTTAACACAGTGCTGATAAAGGAGGAGATGTTTGAGGAGAACCAACCACAGCCAAGACTTTTTATCAGAGATG GACTTCAACAGACTTCACAGGCTAGAGTGGCAGATTTTGGTGATCACATGATGACAGATGAGTCACATCAGGTGTCTGGGATACAGCAGCATACTTTGGAG CAGCAAAAGGAAGATGGAGATGGGGAACCAGCAACATTAGTTCTAAAGGAGGATCTGAACAACCAGTGGGAAGAAAGCCGGAAACAAGAGCCCATAATTGTGCATGATG tGGAGTCAGATACAGACATTTGTAGCAGGACACTTTCTACCTCACCAACCAAAAACACAGTGACACTTGGAGCAGAGAAG CTTGTAGATTTGGATTTTTCCATTTTGCAGGAAAATGGATTTGATAGATGCCAGAAGACCGACATCTCGCCATCAATTGAAGTAGAGATACAGG ATGTTATGGAATCCAGTAGTTCCAAGCAGTACCGGTACCACACATCTGCTGTTGGACCCAGCAAACATCTAACAGGAGAAAAATCATTCTACATGAACTCAGGACACAAGGGAGCTGTGAAAAGCAGTACCATGCCCTCAAACCAGCCTATACTCAGCAGAGAAAAGATCGGAACAAACTGTTTGTATGAAAGACCAGCAGAGCATAAAGATCGCTTCACACGGTGGAACTCAGAGACCGCCAGCTCCTCATCCTGCTGTTATACAAAAGACTCTAACCAAGATCAAGACTGTGTGCTAGTTCAGTCAGAGCCTGTATTATCAATCAGAGGCTCGAAAGGGCCCAtcagagaaaaagaaacatggaatcaaggttatattttaaaGCAAGGTCAATCTGAACTGTCAGGCCACATCAGTAGACCAGAAGGAGTTCAGGAAGAAATGGCAGGTACAACAAACGCCTCGTATCTTAATAATACAAGTACCCAAATAACGCCTAGTTTTTCCCAGCCTGGTGTTTCTCTCGCTGGAATGAACCTTCCACCACACATAGAGAAAGATAAGCGTAAAGGCTACATTTGTAAATTCTGTGGGAAAGCCTTCACTGGGATGTCCAATGTTGTGTCCCACCAGCGGGTTCATACAGGGGAGAAGCCCTTTAAGTGTGATCTTTGTGGGAAGTTATTCACAGAAGCAGGTAACCTGAAAAAACACCAGAGAGTTCACACAGGAGAAAAACCATATATATGTAACCGCTGCGGGAGGCGATTCGCCTGGATCTGCAACCTGAAAACGCATCAACAGTCGGCCGCCTGTGGAGGAGTCTCGTGA
- the dok1a gene encoding docking protein 2, which yields MNACRKRGEVYLQHQKHGEKWKRYWLALHPASSQSVARLELSETAHERSTVVVKRHPERKVIRLSDCVSVVKLPPHAEACPGDNMAAFCVETESRKLVFATERQSCGEWVEMICNIAFQKHSNTSTQHVPLMEDNQIYMSTEQLSTFKVVLLPTEASVRCCLKGQYWLLVDEEVLVLQDPESKKTVMEWPYALLRRYGRDKMLFSLEAGRRCESGPGTFNFETRQSDGILHLIESAIRQQKSLTVTRGKQSPHSPRSRSPRSPLPKRPQSYIESNSSPNRSEISENVYSKSADALDILVHTTPASPIGSTEPVKAKSADSSSSSKSTHSDLGGGTCFIEPVYMDPIALIGKHEPVYAEPGELIKCHQTIKKDESTLQTSLLFPDFSEPVYSDPADVIRCCPNPAETVHIQLAKATSNKGKQQEAVYSEVYDHVKLNLDCKKADHRINEPIYSVPDIVTNQNKNSLPDRIEVIYSTVNKPPKTPQDLQEKRLCQTPEIVYEDLGTI from the exons ATGAATGCTTGTAGGAAACGAGGTGAAGTTTACCTACAGCACCAGAAACATGGTGAG AAGTGGAAGCGATATTGGCTGGCCCTTCATCCGGCAAGCTCGCAGAGCGTCGCACGGTTAGAACTGTCAGAGACCGCTCACGAACGCTCAACAGTGGTGGTCAAACGCCATCCAGAGAGAAAAGTAATACGTCTGTCTGACTGCGTGAGTGTCGTCAAACTGCCCCCTCATGCGGAGGCTTGTCCGGGAGACAACATGGCCGCCTTTTGTGTGGAGACGGAGAGCAGGAAGTTGGTATTTGCGACAGAGAGACAAAGCTGTGGAGAATGGGTGGAGATGATTTGTAACATTGCTTTTCAG AAACACAGTAATACCAGCACACAGCACGTCCCTCTTATGGAGGACAATCAGATCTACATGTCTACAGAACAGC tgAGCACATTCAAAGTGGTCTTGCTACCGACCGAGGCATCAGTTCGTTGTTGTCTGAAGGGACAGTACTGGCTGCTAGTTGATGAGGAGGTGCTGGTGCTTCAAGATCCCGAGAGCAAAAAGACTGTAATGGAGTGGCCATATGCATTGCTGCGGCGCTACGGGCGAGATAAA ATGCTGTTTTCTTTAGAGGCAGGGCGACGCTGTGAGTCAGGACCTGGAACATTCAACTTTGAGACGAGACAGAGCGATGGCATTCTCCACCTTATTGAGTCAGCAATCCGCCAACAGAAGAGTCTTACGGTTACCAGAGGAAAGCAGTCACCGCACTCTCCGCGTTCTCGTTCACCTCGCTCTCCCCTGCCCAAACGGCCTCAGAGTTATATTGAGAGCAACAGCAGCCCTAATCGAAGTGAAATAAGCGAGAATGTGTACTCCAAATCGGCCGATGCTCTTGACATTCTTGTACACACAACACCTGCCAGTCCTATTGGCTCAACAGAACCTGTAAAAGCAAAATCTGCAGACTCTTCAAGCTCCTCTAAAAGCACACACTCTGATCTTGGTGGCGGCACTTGCTTCATCGAGCCTGTGTATATGGATCCTATTGCGTTAATCGGGAAACATGAGCCTGTATATGCAGAGCCAGGAGAACTTATCAAATGCCATCAAACTATAAAGAAAGATGAGTCCACACTTCAGACAAGCCTCCTGTTTCCAGATTTTTCAGAACCAGTGTATTCTGACCCCGCTGATGTAATTCGCTGTTGCCCAAACCCTGCCGAAACAGTGCACATTCAGCTTGCCAAAGCAACTTCTAACAAGGGCAAACAGCAAGAAGCGGTGTACTCTGAGGTGTATGACCATGTCAAACTAAACCTGGATTGTAAAAAAGCAGACCATAGGATTAATGAGCCGATATATAGTGTACCTGATATTGTgacaaaccaaaacaaaaactcaCTGCCTGATAGGATAGAAGTGATCTACAGCACTGTTAACAAACCACCGAAAACTCCCCAGGATCTCCAGGAAAAGAGACTGTGCCAAACACCAGAGATCGTGTATGAGGACCTTGGGACTATTTAA
- the paip2b gene encoding polyadenylate-binding protein-interacting protein 2B, with product MPEPADINSPEVAKTQAGGSGQGKDENVVNGHKEGDANPFAEYMWMENEEEYNRQVEEELLEQEFLERCFQEMLEEEDQDWFIPARDLPPGVGQIQQQLSSLSVSDGNAEDIARKSSLNPEAKEFVPGVKY from the exons ATGCCCG AACCTGCCGATATAAACAGTCCGGAGGTAGCAAAGACACAAGCAGGAGGCAGTGGACAAGGGAAAGATGAGAATGTTGTGAACGGACACAAGGAGGGGGATGCCAATCCTTTTGCAGAGTACATgtggatggagaatgaggagGAATACAACAGACAG GTGGAGGAGGAGCTTCTGGAGCAGGAGTTTCTCGAGCGCTGTTTTCAAGAGATGTTGGAGGAGGAAGATCAGGATTGGTTCATTCCTGCCAGAGACCTTCCCCCTGGAGTGGGACAGATCCAACAGCAGTTGAGTTCGCTGTCAGTCAGTGATGGGAACGCAGAAGATATTGCA cGCAAGAGCAGCTTGAACCCAGAGGCCAAGGAGTTTGTTCCAGGAGTGAAATACTAG